In a single window of the Acyrthosiphon pisum isolate AL4f chromosome X, pea_aphid_22Mar2018_4r6ur, whole genome shotgun sequence genome:
- the LOC103308230 gene encoding uncharacterized protein LOC103308230 produces MVNKRLIWHLETSNFFTEEQCGFRQNHSTIDTLLKLHTDITNAKCSKQHLCLIALDIEKAYDMAWRNRILKIIQRANINDKMFLFLKNFLNDRTIQIKALNEISNIYTTENVNNTLSSIIDPLNKIRDNIGNPRTHSSVHPPPSPPPHVSPITTPPSAASTTSRQSTQRSLPDFYKKHSTALSSSSSSSPSSLTVQYDLNELYEQWPTVELDKVYAPKKLRTGEYVLGNKEIKFIDNEMHIEDDAGFYPITPGLIELLFAKSPATEKYTHEDLSAYKRILILTSAHMTADGTRIRSSIGAKYMKVISKLFEAKDKKSGSGINIRLQKHNIVYWNDPNELVDRLRLLYSSLAAGNTGVRNEIISICEELVEAGILKKIPNV; encoded by the exons atggTAAACAAACGCCTCATTTGGCACTTGGAGACATCAAATTTTTTTACCGAAGAACAATGCGGTTTCCGCCAAAATCACTCAACAATAGATACTCTCTTAAAACTACATACTGACATAACAAATGCAAAATGCAGCAAACAGCATCTTTGCCTAATCGCCCTGGACATTGAAAAAGCATACGACATGGCATGGCGCAACAGAATTCTCAAAATAATCCAAAGGgcaaatataaatgataaaatgttccTCTTTCTGAAAAACTTTCTAAATGACCGCACAATACAGATCAAAGCACTCAATGAAATATCTAACATATATACAACGGAAAACG TGAATAATACACTCAGTTCTATTATCGATCCTCTTAATAAAATACGAGACAATATCGGTAACCCCCGCACGCATTCATCGGTGCACCCGCCCCCATCACCACCACCACACGTATCACCGATCACCACACCGCCGTCCGCAGCATCAACGACGTCGCGTCAGTCAACACAACGATCGTTGCCGGATTTCTATAAAAAACATTCCACAGccttatcatcatcatcatcatcatcaccatCGTCGCTTACGGTGCAATACGATTTGAATGAACTATACGAACAGTGGCCTACAGTTGAATTAGATAAAGTATACGCacctaaaaaattaagaactgGCGAATATGTTTTGGGTaacaaagaaattaaatttattgataatgaAATGCATATCGAAGATGATGCCGGTTTTTATCCCATAACGCCCGGACTTATCGAGTTATTATTCGCCAAGTCCCCAGCGACTGAAAAATATACGCATGAGGATTTAAGTGcatataaacgtattttaattcTGACATCGGCACACATGACAGCAGATGGTACGCGTATCCGCAGTTCCATAGGGGCGAAATATATGAAAGTAATTTCAAAACTGTTCGAGGCCAAGGACAAAAAGTCCGGTAGTGGTATAAATATACGATTacagaaacataatattgtatattggaACGATCCTAATGAGCTGGTCGATAGATTACGATTATTGTATTCGTCTCTCGCGGCCGGTAATACGGGTGTTCGTAACGAGATAATCTCGATTTGTGAAGAATTGGTCGAGGCtggtatattgaaaaaaattccgaaTGTCTAA
- the LOC107882733 gene encoding uncharacterized protein LOC107882733 — protein MREERVIFGYKTQNLLAYRYQFRHQQFQEQSTAEQSSLPNSQPSNYQTSSTNSNHSKDCQNNSNKIETSHHTSILPILQFPQVIIKKKMDPSLITEKIDAIMAQRKENDEGMKIVKSNFRKNIKNINIKIAKANLKTTKEKLIEEKQKILNNYKTSLYIEFLCEKSTQRGLSDLYEQLDNI, from the exons atgaGAGAAGAGAGGGTTATTTTCGGGTATAAAACACAGAATTTGTTAGCTTATCGTTATCAGTTCCGGCACCAGCAGTTCCAAGAGCAGTCAACAGCAGAACAGTCTTCTCTACCAAACAGCCAACCATCAAATTATCAAACTTCTTCAACAAATAGCAACCACTCAAAAGATTGTCAAAACAACTCTAACAAAATAGAGACCAGCCATCATACTTCAATACTTCCAATACTTCAATTTCCACAAGTCAT aataaaaaaaaaaatggacccATCGTTAATTACAGAAAAAATCGACGCTATCATGGCTCAGCGAAAGGAAAATGATGAAGGGATGAAAATTGTCAAATCCAATTTccgaaaaaatatcaaaaatattaacattaaaatagcgAAAGCTAACCTTAAAacaactaaagaaaaattaatagaagaaaaacaaaaaatattaaataattataaaacttcaTTATACATTGAGTTCCTTTGTGAAAAAAGTACGCAAAGAGGACTCAGTGATTTATATGaacaattagataatatataa
- the LOC107882734 gene encoding uncharacterized protein LOC107882734 has translation MSAQSVCTLFSVAVLSICLMSDQKFIESIEVICTLYGSLLDNFKEQALSWYDLWKNKEVEPTMKLIDILDYTTYYPAVCQAIQIAITLPVTSCSVERSFSTLRRLKTWIRNRMGNERLSSLGLINIHRQRYDHKQFLNQQIDDSINLFASNKRRLSLLFE, from the exons ATGTCTGCGCAGTCAGTCTGTACTCTATTCTCTGTAGCAGTGCTTTCAATTTGTCTAATGAGCGACCAAAAATTCATAGAAAGTATTGAAGTTATTTGTACACTTTATGGTTCACTTCTAGACAATTTTAAAGAACAAGCATTGTCATGGTATGATCTATGGAAAAATAAAGAAGTCGAACCCACCatgaaattaattgatattctCGATTACACCACATATTACCCAGCGGTATGCCAAGCTATACAAATTGCAATTACTTTACCTGTAACTTCCTGCTCAGTAGAACGATCGTTTAG CACTTTACGCCGTTTAAAGACTTGGATTAGAAATAGGATGGGAAACGAAAGACTGAGTAGCTTGGGGTTGATTAATATACACCGCCAAAGGTATgatcataaacaatttttgaatcaACAAATTGATGATTCAATTAATTTGTTTGCTTCAAACAAAAGGAGATTGTcattactttttgaataa